A DNA window from Methylobacterium sp. NMS14P contains the following coding sequences:
- a CDS encoding Tim44/TimA family putative adaptor protein: MQDSFDVTTIIFLALAVFVIWRLRSVLGQKTGAERSPFKPVDRSRTEPQARSDGDNVVRLPGADRVQAAPAPSAAPRDWRGIAEPGSEVARGLEACIQAEPSFDPRAFVEGAKSAYEAIMIAFAKGDRKTLRGLLSKEVGEAFERAIAERERNRQTLETTFVSIDKAEIVAVEVRNRVAHVTVRFLSNLITATRNAEGKVVDGSAETVVEVPDVWTFARTLGSRDPNWQLVATEAGA; encoded by the coding sequence ATGCAGGACAGTTTCGACGTTACGACGATCATCTTCCTCGCGCTGGCCGTCTTCGTGATCTGGCGTCTGCGCTCCGTGCTCGGCCAGAAGACGGGGGCGGAGCGCTCGCCGTTCAAGCCGGTCGACCGCAGCCGCACCGAGCCGCAGGCGCGCTCCGACGGCGACAACGTCGTGCGCCTGCCCGGCGCCGACCGGGTCCAGGCCGCGCCGGCGCCCTCCGCCGCGCCGCGGGACTGGCGGGGCATCGCCGAGCCGGGATCCGAGGTCGCCCGCGGCCTGGAAGCCTGCATCCAGGCCGAGCCCAGCTTCGATCCCCGCGCCTTCGTCGAGGGCGCGAAATCGGCCTACGAGGCCATCATGATCGCGTTCGCCAAGGGTGACCGGAAGACCCTGCGCGGCCTCCTCTCGAAGGAGGTCGGCGAGGCGTTCGAGCGGGCGATCGCGGAGCGCGAGCGCAACCGGCAGACGCTCGAGACCACCTTCGTGTCGATCGACAAGGCCGAGATCGTCGCCGTCGAGGTGCGCAACCGCGTGGCGCACGTCACCGTGCGCTTCCTGTCGAACCTGATCACCGCCACCCGCAACGCGGAGGGCAAGGTGGTGGACGGCAGCGCCGAGACGGTGGTCGAGGTGCCGGATGTCTGGACGTTCGCCCGCACGCTCGGCTCGCGGGATCCGAACTGGCAGCTCGTGGCCACCGAGGCCGGCGCCTGA
- a CDS encoding MltA domain-containing protein: MPIPRARSGAVPAVLLASLLSQAAFAAPTAVGGAVLTPVEPADLPGFPGARADAALDAFRRVCAAPPPALPQPDGVAGDPVALAAACAVAAGPVPDAAAFFRDRFAAFRVARPGADRPGFLTGYFEPELAGSLAPGPDFPTPVLARPDDLISLGPGETRPGLDPALRAARATADGFTPYPDRAAIDDGALGARAKPILWLRDPVDLLVLQVQGSGRVRLPDGRAVRVLYDGRNGRPYTAVAKLIVQEGHLPLEGLTLARWTGWLRAHPDIAKRLIRANASYIFFRLAPVADPALGPPGAANAALSPGRSLAVDSTLWRYGLPFWLAGPLPAEAGAAAPDAAGRLVIAADTGSAIVGPARGDLFVGTGAEAGAAAGNLRDAIGFVVLLPRRAAAPGAAP, translated from the coding sequence GTGCCGATCCCCCGCGCCCGGTCCGGAGCAGTCCCGGCCGTCCTCCTCGCGTCCCTCCTGAGCCAAGCCGCGTTCGCCGCGCCGACGGCGGTCGGCGGCGCGGTGCTGACTCCCGTCGAACCGGCTGACCTCCCGGGCTTTCCCGGCGCGCGGGCCGACGCGGCGCTCGACGCCTTCCGCCGGGTCTGCGCGGCCCCGCCGCCCGCCCTGCCCCAGCCCGACGGCGTCGCGGGCGATCCGGTCGCCCTCGCCGCGGCCTGCGCGGTCGCCGCCGGCCCCGTGCCGGACGCCGCCGCCTTCTTCCGCGACCGGTTCGCGGCGTTCCGCGTCGCGCGGCCCGGCGCGGACCGGCCCGGCTTCCTGACCGGCTATTTCGAGCCGGAACTCGCGGGCTCCCTCGCGCCGGGCCCGGATTTCCCGACGCCGGTGCTCGCCCGCCCCGACGACCTGATCTCCCTCGGCCCCGGCGAGACCCGCCCGGGCCTCGATCCGGCCCTGCGCGCCGCCCGCGCCACCGCGGACGGGTTCACCCCCTACCCCGACCGCGCGGCGATCGACGACGGCGCCCTCGGCGCGCGCGCGAAGCCGATCCTGTGGCTGCGCGACCCGGTCGACCTGCTGGTCCTGCAGGTCCAGGGCTCCGGGCGCGTCCGGTTGCCGGACGGGCGCGCGGTGCGGGTGCTCTACGACGGCCGCAACGGTCGCCCCTACACGGCGGTGGCAAAGCTGATCGTTCAGGAGGGCCACCTGCCCCTGGAGGGCCTGACGCTCGCCCGCTGGACCGGCTGGCTGCGCGCCCATCCCGACATCGCCAAGCGCCTGATCCGCGCCAACGCCTCCTACATCTTCTTCCGCCTCGCGCCGGTCGCGGACCCGGCCCTCGGGCCGCCGGGCGCCGCGAACGCCGCGCTCAGCCCCGGCCGCAGCCTGGCGGTGGATTCGACCCTCTGGCGCTACGGCCTGCCGTTCTGGCTCGCGGGCCCGCTCCCCGCCGAGGCGGGGGCCGCGGCGCCGGACGCGGCCGGGCGCCTCGTCATCGCCGCCGATACCGGCTCGGCGATCGTCGGCCCCGCCCGCGGCGACCTCTTCGTCGGCACCGGTGCGGAGGCCGGCGCGGCCGCCGGAAACCTTCGCGACGCGATCGGCTTCGTGGTCCTGCTGCCGCGCCGCGCCGCGGCGCCGGGAGCCGCGCCGTGA
- a CDS encoding Smr/MutS family protein — MRPPRRGRRLTAGEARLWDAIAKLVTPLPDRAPAKPEAAAPAAAATATMPALSAPILKPSAPPAAKRPRAKHPPKHPPKPAPVPPRPATAAPYQPPPQRHAPSTGLERTAKVGLRRGRLAIDARIDLHGMVQTEAHAALTGFLLRSRAAGHAYVLVVTGKGGSSYGEAFAERGVLRRSVPHWLRGPDLHGIVLGFEEAARHHGGGGALYVRLRRR, encoded by the coding sequence GTGAGGCCCCCGCGCCGGGGGCGCCGCCTCACCGCGGGAGAAGCCCGCCTCTGGGACGCGATCGCCAAGCTGGTGACGCCGTTGCCGGACCGCGCGCCCGCGAAGCCGGAAGCCGCCGCGCCGGCGGCGGCGGCGACCGCCACCATGCCGGCCCTCTCGGCGCCGATCCTGAAGCCCAGCGCGCCGCCGGCCGCCAAGAGGCCGCGGGCGAAGCATCCGCCGAAGCATCCACCGAAGCCGGCGCCGGTGCCGCCGCGCCCGGCGACCGCCGCGCCGTACCAGCCGCCGCCGCAGCGGCACGCCCCGAGCACGGGCCTCGAGCGCACGGCCAAGGTCGGCCTGCGGCGCGGGCGGCTGGCGATCGACGCGCGGATCGACCTGCACGGGATGGTGCAGACGGAGGCGCACGCCGCGCTGACGGGTTTCCTGCTCCGGTCGCGGGCCGCCGGGCACGCCTACGTGCTGGTCGTCACCGGCAAGGGGGGGTCGAGTTACGGCGAGGCTTTCGCCGAGCGCGGCGTGCTCCGGCGCAGCGTGCCGCACTGGCTGCGGGGACCGGATCTGCACGGCATCGTCCTCGGCTTCGAGGAGGCCGCGCGCCACCATGGCGGCGGCGGCGCCCTCTACGTGCGCCTGCGCCGCCGCTAG
- the mutM gene encoding bifunctional DNA-formamidopyrimidine glycosylase/DNA-(apurinic or apyrimidinic site) lyase, which produces MPELPEVETVRRGLAPALVGARFSRVTLRRANLRFPFPERFAARLEGRTVTGLARRAKYLTAALDSGETLVMHLGMSGRFDVALPDGRNLSPGDFYLEGAQGTPKHDHVVMAMSTGATVTYNDARRFGFMDLVPSAELAACRHFARMGVEPLDGLTGAVIAQLFRHRIAPLKAALLDQRLIAGLGNIYVCEALHRARLHPEAPAGSLARPDGRPTPKANALAKAIVQVLEEAVKAGGSTLRDYAHTDGSAGAFQHAFRVYDRVGLPCSRPGCAGAITRIVQANRSTFFCATCQPPG; this is translated from the coding sequence ATGCCGGAGCTTCCCGAGGTCGAGACCGTGCGACGGGGATTGGCGCCCGCCCTGGTCGGCGCGCGCTTCAGCCGCGTCACCCTTCGCCGGGCCAACCTGCGCTTCCCGTTCCCCGAGCGCTTCGCCGCCCGCCTCGAGGGGCGGACCGTCACGGGCCTCGCGCGCCGGGCGAAGTACCTCACCGCCGCGCTCGATTCCGGTGAGACACTGGTGATGCATCTCGGCATGAGCGGCCGGTTCGACGTGGCCCTGCCCGACGGCCGCAACCTGTCGCCGGGGGATTTCTACCTCGAGGGCGCCCAGGGCACGCCCAAGCACGACCACGTGGTCATGGCGATGAGCACCGGCGCCACGGTGACCTACAACGACGCCCGCCGCTTCGGCTTCATGGATCTGGTCCCGAGCGCGGAGCTCGCGGCCTGCCGCCACTTCGCCCGGATGGGCGTGGAGCCCCTCGACGGACTGACCGGGGCGGTGATCGCGCAGCTCTTCCGCCACAGGATCGCGCCGCTGAAGGCCGCCCTGCTCGACCAGCGCCTGATCGCTGGCCTCGGCAACATCTACGTGTGCGAGGCGCTGCACCGGGCGCGCCTGCATCCGGAGGCCCCGGCCGGGAGCCTCGCCCGGCCGGACGGGCGCCCGACGCCCAAGGCCAACGCCCTGGCCAAGGCGATCGTGCAGGTCCTCGAGGAGGCCGTGAAGGCCGGCGGCTCGACCCTGCGCGACTACGCCCACACGGACGGCAGCGCGGGCGCCTTCCAGCACGCCTTCCGGGTCTACGACCGGGTCGGCCTGCCCTGCAGCCGGCCGGGATGCGCCGGCGCGATCACCCGCATCGTGCAGGCCAACCGCTCGACCTTCTTCTGCGCCACCTGCCAGCCCCCGGGCTGA
- the mltG gene encoding endolytic transglycosylase MltG, giving the protein MFFRRSKTPAPETTAQDPTDEPALPQRLSPRSPGEAIKPTVAPPPPEKPERERSGLVGLISGALTFAVVIAIAAMIGITLFQRQVREPGPLAADKVVVIPTHSGTAEIAETLKREGVIDHTGLFEFAARFGGRPALRAGEYVFKARASISDTLDTIATGRQVQHAITFPEGLTSEQIVNRLNDNDVLAGEINEIPPEGSLLPDTYKFERGATRQQIVNLMKAKQREVLNQIWLRRSADVPVRTPAEMVTLASIVEKETGRADERPRVAGVFINRLNKRMKLQSDPTIVYGLVGGRGTLGRGILRSEIDRPTPYNTYVIEGLPPGPIANPGRAALEAVANPSRTKDLYFVADGTGGHAFADSLEAHQRNVGRWRAVEKSRQAPPDAVDKVEPGPDPATPGRASAYAPGGAPAANGINTNAAFALDTGTPGTRAFDASEGTRLDPLKNRSYDLGSPKTVPTLSEPAPAPRGRR; this is encoded by the coding sequence ATGTTCTTCCGCCGCTCAAAGACGCCCGCGCCCGAGACCACCGCGCAGGATCCGACGGACGAGCCCGCCCTCCCGCAGCGGCTGTCGCCGCGCTCGCCCGGCGAGGCGATCAAGCCGACCGTCGCGCCCCCGCCGCCGGAGAAGCCCGAGCGCGAGCGGAGCGGCCTCGTGGGCCTGATCAGCGGCGCCCTGACTTTCGCGGTCGTCATCGCCATCGCGGCGATGATCGGGATCACGCTGTTCCAGCGGCAGGTGCGCGAGCCGGGACCGCTCGCGGCCGACAAGGTCGTGGTCATCCCGACCCACAGCGGTACGGCCGAGATCGCCGAGACCCTCAAGCGCGAGGGCGTGATCGACCATACCGGCCTGTTCGAGTTCGCCGCCCGCTTCGGCGGCCGGCCGGCGCTGCGGGCCGGCGAGTACGTGTTCAAGGCGCGCGCGAGCATCTCCGACACGCTCGACACGATCGCCACGGGCCGGCAGGTCCAGCACGCCATCACCTTCCCGGAGGGCCTGACCTCCGAGCAGATCGTCAACCGCCTCAACGACAACGACGTGCTCGCCGGCGAGATCAACGAGATCCCGCCGGAGGGTTCGCTCCTGCCGGACACCTACAAGTTCGAGCGCGGCGCCACCCGGCAGCAGATCGTCAACCTGATGAAGGCCAAGCAGCGCGAGGTCCTGAACCAGATCTGGCTGCGGCGCAGCGCCGACGTGCCGGTACGGACCCCGGCCGAGATGGTCACCCTCGCGTCGATCGTCGAGAAGGAGACCGGCCGCGCCGACGAGCGGCCCCGGGTCGCCGGCGTCTTCATCAACCGCCTCAACAAGCGGATGAAGCTGCAATCCGACCCCACGATCGTCTACGGTCTCGTAGGCGGGCGCGGCACCCTCGGCCGCGGCATCCTGCGCTCCGAGATCGACCGGCCGACCCCCTACAACACCTACGTGATCGAGGGCCTCCCGCCGGGACCGATCGCCAATCCCGGCCGCGCCGCCCTGGAGGCGGTGGCCAACCCGTCCCGGACCAAGGATCTGTACTTCGTGGCGGACGGCACCGGCGGCCACGCCTTCGCCGACTCCCTCGAGGCGCACCAGCGCAACGTCGGCCGCTGGCGGGCGGTGGAGAAGAGCCGGCAGGCGCCGCCGGACGCCGTCGACAAGGTCGAGCCGGGCCCCGATCCGGCGACGCCGGGCCGCGCCTCGGCCTACGCGCCGGGCGGCGCCCCCGCGGCCAACGGGATCAACACCAACGCGGCCTTCGCGCTGGATACCGGCACGCCGGGCACGCGCGCCTTCGACGCCTCCGAGGGCACCCGCCTCGATCCGCTCAAGAACCGCAGCTACGACCTGGGCTCGCCCAAGACGGTCCCGACCCTGAGCGAGCCGGCACCGGCGCCGCGGGGCCGCCGCTAG
- a CDS encoding PAS domain-containing protein: MARIFGLTEAEAADGITWEQLSALFHPEDLARDQSERRRVREEGGLFAWEHRIVPAPGVVRWVLARGRFERRPDGHIYGRGIVIDITDSRADGPFEPPAGFLGAPIEPGTAVERMADYAMRLWELVGDLGPGEAKRVQPLLEALLYELGRQIAATLSGEPPEAPRRPRNPRAH, encoded by the coding sequence ATGGCGCGGATCTTCGGCCTGACCGAGGCCGAGGCGGCGGACGGCATCACCTGGGAGCAGCTCTCCGCGCTCTTCCATCCGGAGGATCTCGCCCGGGACCAGAGCGAGCGCCGCCGCGTCCGCGAGGAGGGCGGTCTCTTCGCCTGGGAGCACCGCATCGTGCCCGCGCCGGGCGTCGTGCGCTGGGTGCTGGCGCGCGGCCGGTTCGAGCGGCGCCCGGACGGGCACATCTACGGCCGCGGGATCGTGATCGACATCACCGACAGCCGGGCCGACGGCCCGTTCGAGCCGCCGGCCGGCTTTCTCGGGGCGCCGATCGAGCCGGGGACCGCCGTCGAGCGGATGGCCGATTACGCGATGCGCCTGTGGGAGCTGGTCGGCGATCTCGGGCCCGGGGAGGCGAAGCGGGTGCAGCCGCTGCTCGAGGCCCTGCTGTACGAGCTGGGACGGCAGATCGCCGCCACCCTGTCGGGCGAGCCGCCGGAGGCGCCGCGGCGCCCGCGGAACCCGCGGGCGCACTGA
- a CDS encoding YicC/YloC family endoribonuclease: MTGFARTAGSAGPVHWAWEVRSVNGRGLDVRTRVPGGYDGLGETARTALQKTLTRGQCQLTLTLTKPETTARVRINETLLASLAQAVARVPVPEGVAPATMDGLLGVRGVIEVEDEAADTDTLARDLAAGVVRLVADLVEARRAEGRQLEQVVTAQVDRIAALTQAAEENPARQPEAVRARLEAAVAALGGSSLDPDRLHQEAMLLAGKADVREELDRLRAHVASARDLLAAGGAIGRRLDFLAQEFGREANTLCAKANDISLSRIGLDLKAVVEQFREQVQNIE, encoded by the coding sequence ATGACCGGTTTCGCCCGGACGGCGGGCAGTGCCGGGCCGGTGCACTGGGCCTGGGAGGTCCGCAGCGTCAACGGGCGCGGCCTCGACGTGCGCACCCGCGTGCCGGGCGGCTATGACGGGCTCGGCGAGACCGCCCGCACCGCCCTGCAGAAGACCCTGACGCGCGGGCAGTGCCAGCTGACGCTGACCCTCACCAAGCCGGAGACGACCGCGCGGGTGCGGATCAACGAGACGCTCCTGGCGAGCCTCGCCCAGGCGGTGGCCCGGGTGCCGGTCCCCGAGGGCGTCGCCCCCGCCACGATGGACGGGCTGCTCGGCGTGCGCGGCGTGATCGAGGTCGAGGACGAGGCGGCCGACACCGACACCCTCGCCCGGGACCTAGCCGCGGGCGTTGTCCGGCTGGTCGCGGACCTCGTCGAGGCCCGCCGCGCCGAGGGGCGCCAGCTCGAACAGGTCGTCACCGCCCAGGTCGACCGGATCGCCGCGCTGACCCAGGCCGCCGAGGAGAACCCGGCCCGCCAGCCCGAGGCCGTGCGGGCGCGGCTGGAGGCGGCCGTCGCGGCCCTCGGCGGCAGCAGCCTCGACCCGGACCGCCTGCACCAGGAGGCGATGCTGCTGGCCGGCAAGGCGGATGTCCGCGAGGAGCTGGACCGGCTCCGCGCCCACGTGGCGAGCGCCCGGGACCTGCTGGCGGCCGGCGGCGCGATCGGCCGGCGCCTGGATTTCCTCGCCCAGGAATTCGGCCGCGAGGCCAACACCCTGTGCGCCAAGGCCAACGATATCAGCCTGTCGCGGATCGGACTCGACCTGAAGGCCGTGGTCGAGCAGTTCCGCGAGCAGGTGCAGAACATCGAATGA
- the gmk gene encoding guanylate kinase codes for MTEAAGNVSDSIARRGLILILSSPSGAGKTTLTRAIAQDPSWALDLSISVTTRGRRPSEIDGRHYHFIDREAFDDLRNRDDLLEWAEVHGNFYGTPRRPVEKVLGSGRDMIFDIDYQGTRQVRSKLAQDVVTVFILPPSMAELRQRLERRAEDSAETIEKRLANARTEIQRWVEYDYVIVNDDLQNAFRALQGILAAERLRRARRTGLAPFVEGLLAETP; via the coding sequence ATGACCGAGGCGGCCGGGAACGTCTCCGACTCGATCGCGCGGCGTGGGTTGATCCTGATCCTCTCCTCGCCCTCCGGGGCGGGGAAGACCACCCTGACGCGGGCGATCGCGCAGGATCCGAGCTGGGCGCTCGACCTGTCGATCTCGGTGACCACGCGGGGGCGGCGGCCCTCGGAGATCGACGGGCGGCACTACCACTTCATCGACCGCGAGGCGTTCGACGACCTGCGCAACCGCGACGACCTGCTCGAATGGGCCGAGGTCCACGGCAATTTCTACGGCACGCCCCGGCGGCCGGTGGAGAAGGTGCTGGGCTCCGGCCGGGACATGATCTTCGACATCGACTACCAGGGCACGCGGCAGGTGCGCTCCAAGCTCGCCCAGGACGTCGTGACGGTCTTCATCCTGCCGCCCAGCATGGCCGAGCTGCGCCAGCGCCTGGAGCGCCGAGCGGAGGATTCCGCCGAGACGATCGAGAAGCGTCTCGCCAACGCCCGGACCGAGATCCAGCGCTGGGTCGAGTACGACTACGTCATCGTCAACGACGACCTGCAGAACGCCTTCCGGGCCCTCCAGGGGATCCTGGCGGCCGAGCGCCTCCGGCGGGCGCGCCGCACCGGCCTCGCCCCCTTCGTCGAGGGCCTGCTGGCCGAGACGCCGTGA
- a CDS encoding DMT family transporter, translating to MLAFALSALLAVLAGAGLVLQQILNANLRAGLDSASWAGVSSYAVGLACMALLAAALRDPVPTAGVAERIPWWTWSGGLFGAAFIGLAILLVPKLGAATFFALLVTGQMLASVLFDHAGLLGLAQRPVDLPRLLGIALLIGGVVLIRR from the coding sequence ATGCTCGCCTTCGCGCTCTCCGCCCTGCTCGCCGTGCTGGCGGGCGCCGGCCTCGTCCTGCAGCAGATCCTGAACGCGAATCTCCGCGCCGGCCTCGACTCGGCGTCCTGGGCGGGCGTCTCCAGCTACGCGGTCGGTCTCGCCTGCATGGCGCTCCTCGCCGCCGCCCTGCGCGACCCGGTGCCGACCGCCGGTGTGGCGGAGCGGATCCCGTGGTGGACCTGGAGCGGCGGCCTGTTCGGCGCGGCGTTCATCGGCCTCGCGATCCTGCTCGTCCCGAAGCTCGGCGCCGCGACCTTCTTCGCCCTCCTGGTCACGGGCCAGATGCTCGCCTCGGTGCTGTTCGACCACGCCGGCCTGCTCGGCCTCGCGCAGCGGCCCGTCGACCTGCCGCGCCTCCTCGGGATCGCGCTCCTGATCGGCGGCGTCGTGCTGATCCGCCGCTAG
- a CDS encoding biliverdin-producing heme oxygenase has protein sequence MTTRDGLHARLRAATDPAHRALEVSLDWQARVATLGGYRDLLGRLYGFHAVWEAAIGSGLADEPFLAPRRRLALLAADLGHLGLHPGAVAALPGPAAPVFHGPAAATGALYVLEGSTLGGQLIGRHIAGLHGFSGAGLAYYRAHGPAAGAMWAAFRTRLDAFGDDPAAEAALTGAAVSTFAAMRAWLCPVPELPAAA, from the coding sequence GTGACGACCCGCGACGGCCTGCACGCGCGGCTGCGCGCCGCGACCGATCCGGCCCACCGGGCGCTGGAGGTGTCCCTCGACTGGCAGGCGCGGGTGGCGACGCTCGGCGGCTATCGGGACCTGCTGGGGCGCCTCTACGGCTTCCACGCGGTCTGGGAAGCGGCCATCGGGTCCGGGCTCGCCGACGAGCCGTTCCTGGCGCCGCGCCGCCGCCTCGCGCTGCTCGCGGCGGACCTCGGCCATCTCGGCCTCCATCCGGGCGCGGTGGCGGCGCTCCCGGGGCCGGCCGCTCCGGTTTTCCACGGGCCGGCCGCCGCCACGGGCGCCCTCTACGTGCTGGAGGGATCGACCCTCGGCGGGCAGCTGATCGGCCGGCACATCGCCGGCCTGCACGGCTTCTCCGGCGCGGGTCTCGCCTATTACCGGGCGCACGGGCCCGCCGCCGGAGCGATGTGGGCCGCCTTCCGGACGCGCCTGGACGCGTTCGGCGACGACCCGGCCGCGGAGGCCGCGCTCACCGGCGCGGCCGTGTCGACCTTCGCGGCGATGCGCGCGTGGCTCTGCCCGGTCCCGGAGCTGCCGGCCGCCGCCTGA
- a CDS encoding histidine kinase dimerization/phosphoacceptor domain -containing protein codes for MPPSQAPDTDVDLDVMAPDALDRLDQGVIGLDAAGTVVAFSEGASAISGLSREAVLGRDYFRDVMPGTNVPGFRGRFLAGARRGALDETFDYVFGRLPQPLRARIHMRHGQIGGTRPVTWLTINPVESLGADLSREAVLAAIGRRVRAEPVDASLCEREPIHIPGSIQPNAVMLAADAGTLLVAAYSANVGEIIDPIEPPLAGRPLADVLPAAFVAAIRARLASGTLDDGASMRRTLTFPDRGTAYHAVAHAHAGRVIVELELEPDSADDFATASQVDTELAVGRLREAGTLVEAARIAALEIRALTGFEAVLVYRFDTDWNGEAVAEDKVPGWSRSLLGLRFPASDIPAQARALYTKAKSRFVIDRDSVPVGLVSAPGAGNGPIDLTFAQHRTLSPIHLEYQRNLGVNGSMSISIMVEGRLWGLMIGHHRRPHYVTPETRAAATVLTDAFAMRVQEIESRRLWAERQAHLDVEGRLVRGLTRSDDFVAALTAGTTTLLDLFSATGAGIVSGERVTRIGRTPPAGMVAAIAGWLRARVPAGEVVYSSDSFSADYPEAGPHREIASGLLAAFVDDSRENLLVWFRPEVPSTVTWGGDPRKPVLAGSGPVAVLPRRSFERWVEERTGFAAPFAEWQVQLAGSLAEAVEGVVLRQRRKIDELTSLLAEKERLLEQKDLLTREIDHRVKNSLQIVSAFLQMQRRQIADGEARQAFADTSARVMSVARVHDSLYQADRFDEVDLGQTIESLCNDLAGLAGDGHAVDMSAEPGLMVPYRKAVALSLIATELVTNAFKYAANPAGGGRVEVSVSASGPGEVQLRVCDDGGGLPDDWADAKARSKGSGLGMKLIRAMLDQINAKLTVANTPGACFTITA; via the coding sequence ATGCCGCCCAGCCAGGCCCCCGATACGGACGTCGATCTCGACGTCATGGCGCCGGACGCGCTCGACCGCCTGGACCAGGGCGTGATCGGGCTCGATGCGGCCGGCACCGTCGTGGCCTTCAGCGAGGGCGCGAGCGCGATCTCCGGGCTGTCGCGCGAGGCCGTCCTCGGGCGCGACTATTTCCGCGACGTGATGCCGGGCACGAACGTGCCGGGCTTCCGCGGCCGGTTCCTGGCGGGCGCGCGCCGCGGCGCCCTGGACGAGACCTTCGACTACGTCTTCGGCCGGCTGCCGCAGCCGCTCCGGGCCCGGATCCACATGCGTCACGGCCAGATCGGCGGCACGCGTCCCGTGACGTGGCTGACCATCAATCCCGTCGAGAGCCTCGGGGCCGACCTGTCGCGCGAGGCCGTCCTGGCGGCGATCGGCCGGCGCGTGCGCGCCGAGCCGGTGGACGCCAGCCTCTGCGAGCGCGAGCCGATCCACATCCCGGGCTCGATCCAGCCCAACGCCGTGATGCTCGCGGCCGATGCCGGAACCCTCCTGGTCGCGGCCTACTCGGCCAATGTCGGCGAGATCATCGACCCGATCGAGCCGCCGCTGGCGGGCCGGCCCCTGGCGGACGTGCTGCCGGCGGCGTTCGTCGCGGCGATCCGCGCGCGGCTCGCGAGCGGGACCCTCGACGACGGCGCCTCCATGCGCCGGACCCTGACCTTCCCGGACCGCGGCACCGCCTATCACGCCGTCGCCCACGCCCATGCCGGCCGCGTCATCGTCGAGCTCGAGCTGGAGCCGGATTCGGCCGACGATTTCGCCACGGCGAGCCAGGTCGACACCGAACTCGCCGTCGGACGCCTGCGCGAGGCCGGGACCCTGGTGGAGGCCGCCCGGATCGCGGCCCTCGAGATCCGGGCGCTGACTGGCTTCGAGGCGGTCCTGGTCTACCGCTTCGACACGGACTGGAACGGCGAGGCCGTGGCCGAGGACAAGGTGCCGGGCTGGTCGCGCAGCCTGCTGGGCCTGCGCTTCCCCGCCTCCGACATCCCCGCCCAGGCCCGGGCCCTCTACACCAAGGCCAAGAGCCGCTTCGTTATCGACCGCGACAGCGTCCCGGTCGGGCTGGTCTCGGCCCCCGGCGCCGGCAACGGCCCGATCGACCTGACCTTCGCCCAGCACCGCACGCTCTCGCCGATCCACCTGGAGTACCAGCGCAACCTCGGCGTGAACGGCTCCATGTCGATCTCGATCATGGTCGAGGGGCGGCTCTGGGGCCTGATGATCGGTCACCACCGCCGCCCGCACTACGTCACGCCGGAGACGCGCGCGGCCGCCACGGTGCTCACCGACGCCTTCGCCATGCGGGTGCAGGAGATCGAGTCGCGCCGGCTCTGGGCCGAGCGTCAGGCGCATCTCGACGTCGAGGGGCGTCTCGTGCGCGGCCTGACGCGATCCGACGACTTTGTGGCCGCCCTGACCGCCGGGACGACGACGCTGCTCGACCTGTTCAGCGCCACCGGCGCCGGCATCGTCTCGGGCGAGCGGGTCACGCGGATCGGCCGGACGCCGCCGGCCGGGATGGTGGCGGCGATCGCGGGCTGGCTGCGGGCGCGCGTCCCGGCGGGCGAGGTCGTCTACAGCAGCGACAGCTTCAGCGCCGATTATCCGGAGGCCGGCCCGCATCGCGAGATCGCCAGCGGCCTGCTCGCGGCCTTCGTCGACGACTCGCGCGAGAACCTGCTGGTGTGGTTCCGGCCCGAGGTGCCCAGCACGGTCACGTGGGGCGGCGACCCGCGCAAGCCCGTGCTCGCCGGAAGCGGTCCCGTGGCCGTGCTGCCCCGCCGCTCCTTCGAGCGCTGGGTCGAGGAGCGCACCGGCTTCGCCGCGCCGTTCGCGGAATGGCAGGTCCAGCTCGCCGGCTCCCTGGCCGAGGCGGTCGAGGGCGTGGTGCTGCGCCAGCGGCGCAAGATCGACGAGCTCACCAGCCTGCTCGCCGAGAAGGAGCGCCTGCTCGAGCAGAAGGACCTGCTCACGCGGGAGATCGACCACCGGGTTAAGAATTCCCTGCAGATCGTCTCGGCCTTCCTGCAGATGCAGCGGCGCCAGATCGCCGACGGCGAGGCCCGGCAGGCCTTCGCCGACACCTCCGCGCGGGTGATGAGCGTCGCGCGGGTGCACGACAGCCTGTACCAGGCGGACCGGTTCGACGAGGTCGATCTCGGCCAGACCATCGAGAGCCTGTGCAACGACCTCGCGGGCCTCGCCGGCGACGGGCACGCGGTCGACATGTCGGCGGAGCCCGGCCTGATGGTGCCCTACCGCAAGGCGGTGGCGCTCTCGCTGATCGCCACGGAACTCGTCACCAACGCCTTCAAGTACGCGGCGAACCCGGCGGGCGGCGGCCGCGTCGAGGTCAGCGTCTCGGCCTCCGGTCCCGGCGAGGTCCAGCTGCGCGTCTGCGACGACGGGGGCGGCCTGCCCGACGACTGGGCGGACGCCAAGGCGCGGAGCAAGGGCTCCGGCCTGGGCATGAAGCTGATCCGCGCGATGCTCGATCAGATCAACGCCAAGCTCACCGTCGCCAACACGCCCGGCGCCTGCTTCACGATCACCGCGTGA